One stretch of Mesotoga sp. UBA6090 DNA includes these proteins:
- a CDS encoding dihydroxyacetone kinase subunit DhaK codes for MKKIINSTDNLITEMLDGIVMAFPKDFKRVEGYDKALIIPRAPVKDKVGIATGGGSGHLPLFLGYIGENLLDGAAVGDVFSSPSAETMLAITKAIDSGKGVLYLYGNYGGDIMNFDMAAEMAEEEGIRVETCIGCDDVASAPADDAGSRRGIAGLIFAYKIAGAKAATGASLEEVKETTDRALNVIRTMGVALSPCTIPAVGLPTFEIGDDEMEIGMGIHGERGIKREKLKSADEIASFMTERVIDDLPFESGDGVAVLVNGLGATAPQELYVTFRKVKEILDLKKIKIYKSFVGEYATSMEMKGLSITLFKLDREFKELLDMPVHSPMLLQQF; via the coding sequence ATGAAAAAGATCATTAACTCCACTGACAATTTGATCACGGAAATGCTCGATGGAATTGTTATGGCATTCCCTAAGGACTTCAAGAGAGTTGAAGGCTATGACAAAGCCTTGATCATTCCAAGAGCACCCGTGAAAGACAAGGTAGGCATCGCAACCGGTGGTGGTTCCGGTCACCTGCCCCTCTTCCTGGGATATATAGGCGAAAACCTTCTCGATGGCGCTGCCGTTGGCGACGTTTTCTCATCGCCTTCGGCCGAAACTATGCTTGCAATTACGAAGGCTATAGACAGCGGGAAAGGCGTACTCTACCTGTACGGAAATTATGGTGGAGACATAATGAATTTCGACATGGCCGCCGAAATGGCCGAAGAAGAGGGAATCAGAGTAGAAACCTGCATCGGTTGTGACGATGTGGCATCGGCCCCCGCCGATGATGCCGGCTCAAGAAGAGGAATCGCCGGGCTGATCTTCGCATATAAGATTGCCGGTGCGAAGGCTGCCACGGGTGCCTCTCTTGAAGAAGTAAAAGAAACAACCGACAGAGCTCTGAATGTTATCAGAACAATGGGAGTCGCCCTTTCCCCGTGCACCATTCCGGCAGTCGGATTGCCAACTTTCGAGATTGGCGATGATGAAATGGAAATCGGCATGGGCATTCATGGAGAGCGCGGCATAAAGCGAGAAAAACTCAAGAGTGCCGATGAGATTGCCAGTTTCATGACGGAGAGAGTAATCGATGATCTTCCATTTGAATCGGGAGACGGAGTTGCCGTACTGGTTAACGGACTCGGTGCGACAGCACCTCAGGAACTCTACGTAACCTTCAGAAAGGTCAAGGAAATACTGGATCTTAAGAAAATCAAGATTTACAAGTCATTCGTGGGAGAATACGCAACCTCAATGGAGATGAAAGGTCTTTCGATAACTCTCTTCAAACTTGACAGGGAATTCAAGGAGCTCCTCGATATGCCGGTTCATTCGCCGATGCTTCTGCAGCAATTCTGA